The Candidatus Methylomirabilis tolerans genome includes a window with the following:
- a CDS encoding TIGR00282 family metallophosphoesterase: MRILFIGDIIGKPGREVVASVLPRLTEEQKIDLVIANGENLAGGFGVTGAVAKEIFALGVDLLTSGNHIWDKKEVEEYIVKEERLLRPANYPEPAPGRGSLIIDRGGCPVGVLNLQGRAFMPTLDCPFRAGDREISRLRRETTLIFVDFHGETTAEKQAFAWYVDGRVSAMIGSHTHVQTADERILPGGTAFLTDVGLTGGYDSVIGMGIEAPIAKFLSGLPKQFRPATGAPRLCGVVVEIDERTGHSTSIVRIQREP; this comes from the coding sequence ATGCGAATCTTATTCATTGGCGACATTATCGGCAAGCCGGGTCGCGAGGTCGTGGCGTCTGTGTTGCCTCGTCTGACCGAGGAGCAGAAGATCGACCTCGTCATTGCGAATGGCGAAAACCTGGCTGGTGGCTTCGGTGTGACAGGCGCGGTGGCAAAAGAGATATTCGCGCTCGGCGTTGATCTTCTGACCTCTGGAAATCACATTTGGGACAAGAAGGAGGTCGAAGAGTACATCGTGAAGGAGGAGCGGCTTTTGCGACCAGCCAACTACCCCGAGCCGGCACCCGGCAGAGGAAGTCTGATAATAGACCGAGGCGGCTGCCCTGTGGGAGTGCTCAATCTTCAGGGACGGGCGTTTATGCCGACGCTTGATTGCCCGTTCCGAGCAGGCGACCGTGAGATCAGCCGGCTGCGTCGCGAGACGACACTGATTTTTGTTGATTTTCATGGCGAGACGACGGCGGAAAAGCAGGCCTTTGCCTGGTATGTGGATGGGAGGGTGTCGGCGATGATCGGCTCCCACACGCATGTCCAGACCGCTGATGAGCGGATCCTTCCTGGAGGAACGGCATTCCTCACCGATGTAGGGCTGACGGGTGGTTATGATTCGGTCATCGGAATGGGTATTGAGGCGCCGATCGCCAAATTCCTATCCGGTCTTCCGAAGCAGTTCCGTCCGGCCACCGGTGCGCCTCGATTGTGCGGAGTCGTTGTGGAGATCGATGAGCGGACCGGCCATTCGACCTCGATCGTGCGAATCCAACGTGAACCCTGA
- the rny gene encoding ribonuclease Y translates to MGVEQLAIVLIVAVVSVIIGYLLRKQVVESKAAEAETLAKRILNEAEKEAETKLRAAELETKELALQAKADLERETKSRRQELESAQRGLDQKEETIGRKLEQVERRDRELDTLTKDLDNRERATADKETLCAQLMEDAQRQLERISGLTAEEARKLLLQNLEQEARLESVALFKRLEDETREAAETKAKEILTIAVDKCASEFIMESTVSVVDLPNEEMKGRIIGREGRNIRAFERATGIDVIVDDTPEAVILSGFDPIRRAIAKEALQRLITDGRIHPARIEEIVEKVKGEIDDDIKKAGERVAFELGISGIHPELVRLVGRLKYRTSYSQNQLQHTIEVAQLAGIVAAELGLDVKVAKRAGMLHDIGKSADVNMEGTHVSISAELAKKYGERPKVVNAIAAHHEDVEITCLEAVVLQIADTLSAARPGARRELLESYVKRLEGLERIANSFTGVSKTYAIQAGREVRIIVESAEVSDVQAYQLARDIAKRIEEELQYPGHIKVTVIRETRAVEYAK, encoded by the coding sequence ATTGGCGTTGAACAGTTAGCGATCGTCCTGATTGTGGCGGTCGTAAGCGTCATAATTGGGTATCTACTCAGAAAACAAGTAGTCGAAAGTAAGGCGGCCGAGGCAGAAACCCTGGCTAAGCGCATCCTGAACGAGGCGGAGAAAGAGGCGGAAACCAAACTTCGAGCGGCCGAGCTTGAGACCAAGGAGCTTGCTCTTCAGGCAAAGGCGGACCTGGAGCGAGAGACCAAGAGTCGTCGCCAGGAACTTGAGAGTGCGCAGCGAGGCTTGGATCAGAAGGAAGAGACGATCGGTCGAAAGCTGGAGCAGGTAGAACGACGCGACCGCGAGCTGGATACACTGACAAAAGATCTCGACAACAGGGAGCGGGCTACCGCCGACAAGGAGACCCTGTGCGCCCAGTTAATGGAGGATGCGCAACGGCAGTTGGAGCGCATCTCCGGCCTCACAGCCGAAGAAGCCAGGAAGCTCCTGCTTCAGAATCTGGAGCAGGAGGCCAGACTCGAATCTGTAGCCTTATTCAAACGGCTTGAGGACGAGACGAGGGAGGCGGCAGAGACGAAGGCCAAAGAGATCCTGACTATTGCGGTGGACAAGTGCGCCTCTGAGTTCATCATGGAATCAACAGTCTCTGTGGTGGATTTACCCAACGAGGAGATGAAGGGGCGGATTATTGGTCGGGAGGGTCGTAATATCCGAGCCTTCGAGCGCGCAACTGGGATTGATGTGATCGTGGACGACACCCCTGAAGCGGTGATCCTTTCCGGTTTCGATCCGATCCGGCGGGCTATCGCCAAGGAGGCGCTCCAACGTCTCATTACCGATGGGCGGATTCATCCGGCGCGTATCGAAGAAATAGTGGAGAAGGTGAAGGGCGAGATCGATGACGATATCAAGAAGGCCGGTGAGCGAGTCGCTTTCGAGTTGGGAATCAGCGGCATTCATCCCGAGCTTGTGCGTCTGGTTGGACGGCTCAAGTACCGGACCAGCTATTCACAGAATCAGCTCCAACACACGATAGAGGTAGCGCAGCTCGCCGGTATAGTGGCGGCTGAGTTGGGGCTTGATGTCAAGGTTGCCAAGCGGGCGGGTATGCTCCATGATATCGGGAAATCAGCCGATGTCAACATGGAAGGGACTCATGTCTCCATTTCTGCTGAGTTGGCCAAGAAGTATGGTGAGCGCCCGAAGGTAGTCAACGCGATCGCCGCTCATCATGAAGATGTGGAGATCACCTGTCTGGAGGCCGTGGTGCTCCAGATCGCCGATACGCTCTCGGCGGCCAGGCCAGGGGCCAGACGTGAACTGTTGGAAAGCTACGTAAAACGGCTCGAGGGATTGGAGAGAATCGCGAACTCCTTCACCGGCGTGAGCAAAACTTACGCCATCCAGGCCGGACGCGAGGTGCGCATCATCGTTGAAAGCGCTGAGGTGTCGGATGTGCAGGCGTACCAGCTTGCGCGAGATATCGCGAAACGAATCGAAGAAGAGCTACAGTACCCTGGTCATATCAAGGTGACCGTGATCCGTGAGACCAGGGCCGTAGAATACGCGAAATAA
- a CDS encoding cell division protein ZapA: MEQLVSVVIRGEQYTIRSTEDPSYVRRVAAYVDTKLNGVVKGSQPLPPTKATILASLNITDELFKAEAERERFKGLVTVKLDTLSALLGTVLEEGVNGPNGNDRESEASRA, translated from the coding sequence ATGGAACAGCTTGTCAGCGTCGTGATCCGAGGAGAACAGTACACAATCCGTTCCACAGAAGATCCGTCGTACGTTCGGAGGGTCGCGGCGTATGTTGACACGAAATTGAATGGGGTTGTAAAGGGATCTCAGCCGCTCCCGCCCACCAAGGCCACCATCCTGGCCTCATTGAATATTACGGACGAGCTATTCAAAGCAGAAGCAGAGAGGGAACGGTTTAAGGGATTAGTAACGGTAAAGCTTGACACACTCTCAGCGCTGTTGGGAACAGTCCTCGAAGAGGGAGTAAATGGTCCCAATGGCAATGATCGGGAATCCGAAGCGAGTAGAGCATAG